GGGATGAGGGGAAGGCAGGCGAGGAATGAGCGCGCACGAGTTTTCTCTGCCGGTGAGGGTGAAATTTTTCACCACCGGGACGAAAATTCTATTTGGAATCATGGCGGCCGGTCTGGCGGCCTACGCCTATCGTCTTCTATTCGGACTGGGCTCGGCCACCAATCTTACCGATCAATATCCCTGGGGTCTCTGGATCGCGGTTGATGTCGCCTCGGGTGTCGCTTTAGCGGCCGGCGGATTCACAACCGCGGCTCTGGTCGA
This is a stretch of genomic DNA from Candidatus Zixiibacteriota bacterium. It encodes these proteins:
- a CDS encoding Ni/Fe-hydrogenase cytochrome b subunit; its protein translation is MSAHEFSLPVRVKFFTTGTKILFGIMAAGLAAYAYRLLFGLGSATNLTDQYPWGLWIAVDVASGVALAAGGFTTAALV